The following proteins come from a genomic window of Halalkalicoccus subterraneus:
- a CDS encoding DUF92 domain-containing protein, producing MTGGVRRAGAFAFVGSLSLAAPLLGPASFVPFAAIGLLAALVIDGGPLFDLFARPGDHEDRTLYGLAGFSLAATGLALLVIVGFPPELFAGTVCLLAGGNLAQQAVATRSGRDLAPTAGFVTGGFLAGTAAQLFVTPFSLGVAPESAAFLAACGALIGSLLRTVLYQRDDPLVLLSVGLVLWVIADLGIETAPTEIAVAIAVTALLGYVSYALGTASVPGMVTGMLLALVTIVLGGYAWFVLLIAFFAIGGLSAKFRYDRKLDRGVAEDNDGARGSGNVLGNSAVALVAVLGYAATPDPLSMPAGLFFFAFAGSVATAMADTLSSEIGGVYDDPRLITTGKRVAPGTDGAITWQGELAGLAGALAVAGPALVLFETISVFGAVLIAVGGVAGMTADSLLGATVENRWLDNQGVNFLATLVGAAVAVGLAALAGLF from the coding sequence GTGACCGGCGGTGTTCGACGGGCGGGCGCGTTCGCGTTCGTGGGTAGCCTCTCGCTCGCCGCGCCGTTGCTTGGCCCCGCCTCCTTCGTCCCCTTTGCGGCCATTGGCCTGCTCGCGGCGCTCGTCATCGACGGTGGCCCGTTGTTCGATCTCTTTGCCCGCCCCGGCGACCACGAGGATCGTACCCTCTACGGGCTCGCAGGCTTCTCGCTGGCCGCCACCGGCCTCGCCCTGCTCGTCATCGTCGGCTTTCCCCCCGAACTGTTCGCGGGTACCGTCTGCCTGCTTGCCGGGGGCAACCTCGCCCAGCAGGCGGTCGCGACCCGCTCCGGGCGCGACCTCGCGCCGACGGCCGGCTTCGTCACCGGCGGGTTCCTCGCGGGTACTGCCGCCCAGCTGTTCGTTACGCCCTTCTCGCTCGGCGTGGCTCCCGAATCGGCGGCGTTCCTCGCGGCCTGTGGCGCGCTCATCGGCTCGCTGTTGCGAACCGTCCTTTACCAGCGCGACGACCCGCTCGTCCTGCTGAGCGTGGGGCTCGTCCTGTGGGTGATCGCGGACCTCGGGATCGAGACAGCTCCCACGGAGATCGCCGTCGCCATCGCGGTGACGGCACTGTTGGGCTACGTCTCGTATGCGCTCGGAACCGCCTCGGTTCCGGGGATGGTCACCGGAATGCTGCTCGCGCTCGTCACCATCGTCCTCGGGGGCTACGCGTGGTTCGTCCTCCTGATCGCGTTTTTCGCCATCGGCGGCCTCTCAGCGAAGTTCCGCTACGACCGAAAACTCGACCGCGGGGTCGCCGAGGACAACGACGGCGCGCGCGGCAGCGGCAACGTACTGGGGAACTCGGCGGTCGCCCTCGTGGCGGTGCTGGGCTACGCCGCGACGCCCGATCCCCTCTCGATGCCGGCAGGCCTCTTTTTCTTCGCCTTTGCGGGGTCGGTCGCCACCGCGATGGCCGACACCCTCTCCAGCGAGATCGGCGGGGTCTACGACGATCCCCGACTCATCACGACCGGAAAGCGCGTCGCTCCGGGCACCGACGGCGCGATCACGTGGCAGGGCGAACTCGCCGGGCTCGCGGGTGCGCTCGCGGTCGCGGGCCCCGCGCTCGTCCTGTTCGAGACGATCTCCGTGTTTGGCGCGGTGCTGATCGCGGTCGGCGGGGTCGCGGGAATGACCGCCGACAGCCTGCTCGGGGCGACCGTCGAGAACCGCTGGCTCGACAATCAGGGCGTGAACTTCCTCGCGACGCTAGTCGGCGCAGCCGTCGCCGTCGGGCTCGCGGCGCTTGCAGGGCTGTTTTGA
- the uppS gene encoding polyprenyl diphosphate synthase — protein MVSLARSFGSRVYENLLLREIDDGPTHVAVIQDGNRRYARKQGTETSDGHRAGAQTTEQVLNWCEELGIEELTLYAFSTENLERPPEEREALYDLLCEKLQEFADAERVHDGSVRIRAIGDLSLLPERVREAARYAEQRTRGYDTFVLNIALAYGGRAELLGVARDVARAVETGEIDAEEIDAEEIDRRLYDDELRDVDLIIRTGGDERTSNFLPWHANGNEAAVFFCAPFWPEFSKVDFLRAVRTYQHREASWQRTKTQRALALVGALSDVDLPKARDVIDSEDTPVREATVPAEQ, from the coding sequence ATGGTATCGCTCGCACGTTCGTTCGGGTCCCGCGTGTACGAGAACCTCCTCCTGCGCGAGATCGACGACGGCCCGACCCACGTCGCCGTCATTCAGGACGGCAACCGCCGATACGCCAGAAAACAGGGTACCGAGACCTCCGACGGCCACCGTGCCGGCGCACAGACCACCGAACAGGTACTCAACTGGTGTGAGGAGCTCGGTATCGAGGAGCTCACCCTCTATGCGTTCTCGACGGAGAACCTCGAACGCCCGCCCGAGGAACGCGAGGCGCTGTACGACCTCCTCTGCGAGAAGCTTCAGGAGTTTGCCGACGCCGAGCGCGTTCACGACGGTAGCGTGCGGATCCGCGCGATCGGGGACCTCTCGTTGCTTCCCGAGCGGGTGCGAGAGGCCGCCCGCTACGCCGAACAACGTACCCGGGGGTACGACACGTTCGTCCTCAACATCGCGCTGGCCTACGGCGGCCGCGCCGAACTGCTCGGCGTGGCCCGCGACGTCGCCCGGGCGGTCGAGACCGGCGAGATCGATGCAGAAGAGATCGACGCAGAAGAGATCGACCGGCGGCTGTACGACGACGAGCTTCGGGACGTCGACCTGATCATCCGCACCGGCGGGGACGAGCGCACCTCGAACTTCCTGCCGTGGCACGCCAACGGCAACGAGGCCGCCGTCTTCTTCTGTGCGCCGTTCTGGCCCGAGTTCTCGAAGGTCGACTTTCTCAGAGCTGTCCGGACCTACCAGCACCGCGAAGCCTCCTGGCAGCGGACGAAGACCCAACGGGCGCTCGCGCTGGTCGGCGCGCTCTCGGACGTCGACCTCCCCAAGGCACGGGACGTCATCGACAGTGAGGACACCCCGGTTCGGGAAGCCACCGTGCCGGCCGAGCAGTAA
- the dnaG gene encoding DNA primase DnaG, with protein sequence MTLNDTAKYLIHADITAAGVVERSDVVGAIFGQTEGLLGDDLNLHDLQQSSKVGRIDVEVTSQRGQSAGTVTVASSMDKVETAVLAAALETIERVGPCRATLEISRIEDTRAAARREVVSRARDLLSTAFDETVLSSDELLDQVRESVRVEDVTEYEGYPAGPRVAEGDAVIVVEGRSDVLQLLKYGIKNAVAVEGTNVPDAVAELTNERTTTAFLDGDRGGELIMKELEQVGSIDSVAFAPAGRSVEDLSREEVMEALREKVTYEAVADANAPQEFVAATDGSAHPAPDGPATTDTPEPRTRTPVEPGVKGESEFDPESGSEPPSEPEPDPEPEASTESDEAPSEPESLREHAEAVLGGETGMVRLLDGECREVSSAPAEEAFEAIREAEAPPHAMVLDGELSQRVLDIAAQRGLSQVIVRERGQYTKRPTSVRIRTFEELVGPA encoded by the coding sequence GCGGACATCACGGCTGCGGGGGTGGTCGAACGGAGTGACGTGGTCGGGGCGATCTTCGGGCAAACCGAGGGACTGCTCGGGGACGACCTCAACCTTCACGACCTCCAGCAGTCCTCGAAGGTCGGCCGGATCGACGTCGAGGTCACGAGCCAGCGCGGCCAATCTGCCGGTACGGTCACCGTCGCGAGCAGCATGGACAAGGTCGAAACCGCCGTACTCGCGGCGGCGCTCGAAACCATCGAGCGCGTTGGCCCCTGCCGGGCGACCCTCGAAATCAGCCGGATCGAGGACACCCGAGCGGCGGCCCGCCGCGAGGTCGTCAGCCGGGCGCGGGACCTGCTCTCGACGGCCTTCGACGAGACGGTCCTGTCGAGCGACGAGCTCCTCGATCAGGTGCGCGAAAGCGTTCGCGTCGAGGACGTCACCGAGTACGAGGGCTATCCCGCCGGCCCCCGCGTTGCCGAGGGCGACGCGGTCATCGTCGTCGAGGGGCGCTCGGACGTGCTCCAACTCCTGAAATACGGCATCAAGAACGCCGTCGCCGTCGAGGGGACGAACGTCCCCGATGCGGTCGCAGAGCTCACCAACGAGCGCACGACGACCGCCTTTCTCGACGGCGATCGCGGGGGCGAGCTCATCATGAAGGAACTCGAACAGGTCGGATCGATCGATTCGGTCGCCTTCGCCCCCGCGGGCCGGTCGGTCGAGGACCTCTCGCGCGAGGAGGTCATGGAGGCGCTCCGCGAGAAGGTCACCTACGAGGCCGTCGCCGATGCGAACGCCCCCCAGGAGTTCGTCGCCGCGACCGACGGCAGTGCCCATCCGGCCCCCGACGGCCCGGCGACGACCGACACGCCCGAGCCCCGTACCCGGACGCCGGTCGAACCGGGCGTCAAAGGCGAGTCCGAATTCGATCCCGAGAGTGGATCCGAACCCCCATCCGAACCGGAACCCGACCCCGAGCCCGAAGCGAGCACCGAGTCGGACGAAGCCCCGTCAGAGCCCGAATCCCTCCGCGAACACGCGGAGGCGGTGCTCGGTGGGGAAACGGGGATGGTTCGGCTGCTCGACGGCGAGTGCCGAGAGGTGTCGAGCGCGCCCGCCGAAGAAGCGTTCGAGGCGATCCGCGAGGCCGAGGCCCCGCCCCACGCGATGGTTCTCGACGGCGAGCTGAGCCAGCGCGTGTTGGATATCGCGGCCCAGCGCGGTCTCTCGCAGGTGATCGTACGCGAACGCGGTCAGTACACGAAACGACCGACCAGTGTTCGGATCCGGACCTTCGAGGAACTGGTCGGACCAGCGTAG
- a CDS encoding undecaprenyl diphosphate synthase family protein, translated as MGLYDRYLAARVERHDGTSPSHVAIVLTERDLLERGAYATLEDVLEWAFEFGADRVTVYVSVLDPAAAPTLGGELAEIDAPRPVAVRGPEDTKRVDTPISIGIGLGGKREFARAVRGLAREVERGERDPDGIRDEDIESQLVFPNEPDLLIKTGAERLSDFMIWQSVYAELYFTDVNWRDFRKRDYLRAVLDYKKRSRRFGR; from the coding sequence GTGGGTCTGTACGACCGGTATCTCGCTGCCCGCGTCGAGCGCCACGACGGCACGTCGCCGAGCCACGTCGCCATCGTGCTCACCGAGCGTGACCTCCTCGAACGCGGGGCCTACGCAACCCTCGAAGACGTCCTCGAATGGGCCTTCGAGTTCGGCGCCGACCGCGTGACCGTCTACGTCAGCGTACTCGACCCGGCGGCCGCACCCACGCTCGGCGGCGAACTCGCGGAGATCGACGCCCCGCGACCGGTCGCGGTACGCGGTCCCGAGGACACGAAACGGGTCGACACCCCGATCAGTATCGGGATCGGCCTCGGGGGAAAACGCGAGTTCGCCCGCGCGGTCCGCGGACTCGCCCGCGAGGTCGAACGTGGCGAGCGCGACCCTGACGGGATCCGCGACGAGGACATCGAGTCCCAACTGGTCTTTCCCAACGAACCCGACCTGCTGATCAAGACGGGGGCTGAGCGCCTCTCGGACTTCATGATCTGGCAGTCGGTCTACGCCGAACTCTACTTCACGGACGTCAACTGGCGGGACTTCAGGAAACGGGACTACCTTCGGGCCGTCCTCGATTACAAGAAACGCAGCCGGCGGTTCGGACGGTAG